Genomic window (Croceicoccus sp. Ery15):
TCGCCGTGATTGGGCCAAGGCGCGAACGCGGCGGTTTGATCAATGTGCGCTGCACCACCGATGGCGCGCCATCGGCCATCAGCGTCGACACCAGCGCCTCGCCCGTTTTCAGCTCTGTAATCGCCTCTGCGACATCCAGATCGGGATTGATGCGGAACGTTTCCGCCGCCGCCTTGATCGCCCGCTGGTCGCGCGGGGTAAAGGCGCGCAGCGCATGCTGCACCCGGTTGCCCAGCTGGCCCGCCACATCCTCGGGAATGTCGATGGGGTTCTGCGTCACGAAATAGACGCCCACGCCCTTTGACCGGATCAGCCGGACGACCTGTTCGATCTTGTCCTCCAGCGCCTTGGGCGCGTCTTCGAACAGCAGATGCGCCTCGTCGAAAAAGAACACCAGCACCGGCTTTTCGGGGTCGCCCACCTCGGGCAAAGTCTCGAACAATTCGGACAGCAGCCACAGCAGGAAGGTGGCATACAGCTTGGGGCTGCGCATAAGTTTGTCGGCCGCAAGGATGTTCACCGTGCCGCGACCCTGTTCGTCCACGGTCAGGAAATCGTCGATCTCCAGCGCGGGTTCGCCGAAGAACATGTCGCCGCCCTGCGTGCGCAGCGACAGCAGGTTGCGCTGGATCGCGCCCACCGATTGCTTGGTCACATTGCCGTATTTGCCCGACAGTTCCGACGCATTCTCGGCGCAATGGGCCAGCATGGATTGCAGATCGTCAAGGTCGAGCAGCAGCAGCCCCTGTTCGTCGGCATAGTGGAACGCGATATTCAGAACGCCTTCCTGCGTATCGTTCAGACCCAGCAGGCGGGCCAGTAGCAGCGGCCCCATTTCCGATATGGTGGTGCGGATCGGATGCCCCTGTTCGCCGAACAGGTCCCAGAACACTGCCGGATTATCGGAATAGGCATAATCGTCCATGCCCAGTTCCTTGGCCCGCCCTTCCAGCGATGCGGCATGTTTGAACGTGGACGAACCGGCCATGGCGATGCCCGACAGATCGCCCTTTACGTCGGCGACGAACACGGGCACGCCGCGCGCCGAAAAGCTTTCGGCCAGCCCCTGTAACGTCACCGTCTTGCCCGTGCCGGTCGCGCCCGCGATCAGCCCGTGGCGATTGGCGCGTTTCAGGTTAAGCCATTGCTGTTCGCCATTGGCGCCCAGACCGATGAAGATGCTATCCGTGCCGTCTGCCATAAATCGTCCCGCTTGCGTTCGGTATGTCCATGATGTCCGCGATAGGGGCGGCGTGGTCAAGCCTGCGTTCGGGGGCGACAGCACTTGGCAAAAATGCAGCCATCATTCACATATGTCGTGCAATGGGCGGAAAATTGCGGGGGCCGTAAAGGCGCTCTGCCGCGCCCCCTTTTGAACCGGAGAGATGCTTGACCGCCGCAGCCCAGACCAATGCCTTATCGCGCAGCAAGCGCAAACGCCTGTGGTCCGCGCTGCTGGTGCTGGGCGCGGTGGCGCTGGGCATTTTGTGCGCGGTGCTGCTGGTGTGGTCGACCATCAACACCGAACGCGCCGCCCGCCTGCAATCGGCCCGCTATACCGAAGTGATGTCGGCGCTGCGCGACATCAACCGCGCGGCGCTGAATGCCGAAACGGGGCAGCGCGGCTATTTCATCACGCTCGACCGGCGATATCTCGCGTCTTATGAATTCGGGCGCGACCTGTATCCGCGCGCGCTGGAACGGCTGAAACTGCTGTCGCAATCGAGCGAGGACCCGCGGATCGAGCGGCTGGTGGCCGAGGTGGAAGAGGCAGGCGATGCCAAGATGGACGAGCTTGCCGGCAATGTCGAACTGATCGCCGCAGGCCAGATCGTCGAGGCGCAGCAAAGCATCCTCAGCAATCGGGGGCGGCTGGATATGGAGCGGCTGAACGACGCGCTGACGCGGCTGGAAGCGGTGGAGCGCGGATTGCAGGAAAGCGCTGCGGCAGAGGCGTTCAGCGCGGAGCGGCGGGTGCTGCCGCTGCTGGTGATTGCCCTGGCGCTGATGGGCGCGGGTCTGGGGTTCGGCTTCGTGCTGGCCATGCGCGCCGCGCGGGCGGAGGCGGCCGCAAGCCGTGCCGCCGAGCTGGAGGAAGCGCGCGACCGCGCCGATTTGCTGGCGCGCGAATTGAACCATCGCGTCAAGAACCTGTTCGCGGTGATCCTTGCCATCGTGCGGATGAGCGGGCGCGGACAGCCCGAGGCAGCGCCCGTGGTCGACAATATCGCCGCGCGCATTCACGCCCTGCTGGAAGCGCATAATGTGACGCAGGGCCCTGATGGCGGCGCCGGTGAGGGCGAGGCCGATATGGGCATGCTGGTCGGCAAGGTGCTGGCCCCCTATCGCAGCGAGGGGAATGCCGCCGATATCGATGGCGAGGATGTCGCCCTGACCGCGCGGCAGGCGACGCCGGTGGGTCTGGTCCTGCACGAGCTGGCCACCAATGCGGTCAAATACGGGGCATGGTCAGGGAACAGGGGATCGGCAGAGAAAGGCAGGATCGCCATCGACTGGACGCGCAAGGGCGATGACGTGCTGCTGACATGGACCGAAACCGGCCCGTCGATCGCGGTTCCCGACGGGCACGAGGGGTTCGGTTCGATGCTGATGCGCAGCGCCGCGCGCCAGCTGGACGGAGAGATCGAGCGCCGCTTCGAGGCGGGCCGCATGGTCGTGGAAATGCGCATTCCGCAAGGCGGGTAAGGGCTGCGGCATCCCGATGTTGCATTGCAGCATCGGCATGGGTTAGCCTGTTTGCATGAGCCTTGAGACATTGCGCAGCTGGATCCATGCGCAGGTAGGCAGCAATAGCGCCAGCGAATGGATCATCGCCCTTGCCGGAGCGGCGCTTGCCGTCGTTCTGGCGCTGATCGCCCACCAGATCGCGTTTCGCCTGTTGCGACGGTTCGCGCGGGCCAGCGATAGCGAGGCGGACGACATGGTGCTGCGCCGCATCGCGCGCCCCACGCGCTATGCGCTGATCGCGCTGGCACTGGTGCTGGCCGCGCGCGAGATCGACGCGCTGGAGGATATCTGGCAGCGACTGGCCGGTTTCGTGATGCCTGCGCTGGTCGGCTGGATCGCGATTACCCTGTTCCATGCGCTGATGGGCACCATGATCATGCGTGCCGATATCTCGGTCGAGGATAATCTGCAGGCGCGGCGCAAGCGCACGCGGCTGACGATCTTTTCGCGGATCGGTACATTCCTGATCATCTTTATCGTGATTTCGCTGATGCTGCTGTCGATCCCCGGCGTGCGCGACATCGGCATTACGCTGATGGCGTCGGCGGGTCTTGCCGGTCTGGCCGTGGGCGCAGCGGCGCAGCCTGCCCTGAAATCGCTGATCGGCGGGTTCCAGCTGGCGCTAACCGAACCGATCAGCATCGGCGATGCGGTGATCATCGGCGGCGAATGGGGCTGGATCGAGGAAATCCGCATGACCTATGTGGTCGTGAAGGTCTGGGACGAGCGGCGGCTGGTGGTGCCGACGTCGAAATTCCTCGACGAGATTTTCCAGAACTGGACCAAGAAGACATCGCAGCTTCTGGGTACGGTGATGTTCTATGTCGATCCGCTGACAAAGCTGGACCCGATCCGCGAGAAATTCATGGAAATCGTCGAGGGCAATTCGCGCTGGGACAAAAGGGTCAGGCATATGCAGATCACCGAACTGACCCGCGATGCCATCGAAATCCGCTTCCTGATGACGGCCAAGGATTCGCCGACATTGTTCGACCTGCGCTGCGACGTGCGCGAGGCGCTGATCCAGTGGATCGCCGCCGAAATGCCCGAAGCCATCGTGCGCCAGCGTATCCTGACGCCCGAACCCGTGCGGGTGGAAAGCGGGGGCGCGGACATCGGCAGTCCCGGCGGGAAAGCGATGGGCTGAACGGCGGGGCGCATTGCCCCGCCGTTCGCTCGGTTGGCCTTGGGGCCGGTCAGCTTTCCTCGTCGCCGTGCTTGCTGTCGCGCGTGCTGGTCAGCATGCCCGGTGCGATAAAGCCGATGGGATTGGTTTCCGCCGCGCGGCGTTTCAGCTCGCCGCGCATCTTGGCATATTCCTGCTCCATCTTGGCGGTGACCGTGGCGCGCGAATCCTCCAGCGCATCGGCGAAATCCGCCGCGCTGACGCCGGTGACCGCCGCCCCTTCGCGGCGAATGGCGTTAAGGCCCGCACGCCGCACCACATCTTCCAGATCGGCGCCGGTGAAACGCTCGGTCTTGGCGGCAATCGCGGCCAGATCGACATCGCCCGCCAGCGGCATCTTCGATGTATGGATTTTCAGGATATGCAGGCGGCCCGGTTCGTCAGGCGCGCCGACATAGACCAGCTCGTCGAAACGGCCGGGGCGCAGCAGTGCGGGATCGACCAGCGTGGGGCGATTGGTCGCGCCGATCACCACGGTCGATTGCAGCTCCTCCAGCCCGTCCATCTCGGCAAGGATGGTATTGACCACGCGCGCCGTCACCTGCGGCTCGCCCGCACCGCTTCCGCGCGCGGGGACAAGGGAGTCGATCTCGTCGATAAAGATCACGCAGGGCGCAACCTGACGCGCGCGGGCGAACAGGCGCGAGATCTGCTGCTCGCTCTCGCCATACCATTTGCTAAGCAGGTCGGACGATTTCATCGAGATGAAATTCGCCTCCGCCTCTTTCGCGACGGCCTTGGCCAGCAGAGTCTTGCCGGTGCCGGGCGGACCATAGAGCAGGAAGCCCTTGGCCGGACGGATGCCCAGACGCTTGAACGCCTCGGGGTTTTTGAGCGGCAGTTCGACGCCTTCGCGCAATTTGCCGACCGCTTCGTCCAGACCGCCAAGGTCGGACCAGCCGACGGTGGGGGCCTGCACCATCACTTCGCGCATGGCCGAAGGCTGGATGCCCTTCAGCGCGTCGGTGAAATCCTTGCGCGTAACCGACAGATCGTCGAGCACTTCGGGCGGGATCGTGCGTGCGTCGAGGTCGAGCCTGGGCATGATCCGCCGCACTGCCTCGATCGCGGCCTCGCGGCATAGCGCGGCCAAATCGGCGCCCACGAAGCCGTGGGTGGTGCGGGCCAGTTCCTTCAGGTCCACATCCTCGTCCAGCGGCATGCCGCGGGTGTGGATGGCAAGGATTTCCTTGCGCCCGTTCTCGTCCGGAACGCCCACGATGATCTCGCGGTCGAAGCGGCCGGGGCGGCGCAGCGCCTCGTCAATCGCGTCGGGGCGATTGGTCGCGGCAATGACGACAAGGTTCGACCGCGCATGCAGCCCGTCCATCAGGGTCAGCAATTGCGCGACAAGGCGCTTCTCCGCCTCGCCCTGCACGTTCTGGCGTTTGGGCGCGATCGAATCGATCTCGTCGATGAAGACGATTGCGGGCGATGCCTTTTCGGCTTCCTCGAAAACCTCGCGCAGGCGCTTTTCCGATTCGCCATAGGCGCTGCCCATGATCTCGGGCCCGTTGATCAGGAAGAAATTGGCATCCGATTCGTTGGCCACCGCTTGGGCCAGCCGCGTCTTGCCGGTTCCCGGCGGGCCATGCAGCAGCACACCCTTGGGCGGGTCGACGCCAAGGCGGGTGAACAATTCGGGATAGCGGAGCGGAAGCTCGACCATCTCGCGCAATTGCTTGATCGTCTCTTCCATGCCGCCGACATCGTCGTAATTGACGGCGGCCCGCGCGTCGCGCGGCTCCTCGAACTCGGCCTTCAGCTCGACCTCGGTATTCTCGTCGATATGGACGATGCCCTTGGGGCTGGTGGACACGACCGAGAGGCGGATCTGCGTCAGCGCGAAGGCGGGGGCGTTGAACATGCGGGCGACTTCGGGCGGCATGTCCTGCACGCGCTGCTGCCCGCGCGTGGCGACCAGATCGCCCTGCGTCAGCGGACGGCCAAAGAAATTGCGCTTCAACGCCTGCGGCGGACCTTGCAGCCGCATTTCGCGCTGTGCGGGGGCAAAGACGACGCGCGTGGCAGGGCGCGATTCGGCCTTGCGCACGATGACATGCTCGCCCGAACCGACCTCGGCATTGCCGCGTTCCAGACCGTCGAGCCGGATCACGTCCAGCCCTTCGTCTTCGGCATAGGGGAGCAGGGCGCGCGCAGGGGTCAGCCGTTTGCCTTCGACCTCGATAATATCGCCTTCGGTAATGCCCAGCCTGCCCATGGCTTCGCGGGGGATGCGGGCGATGCCGTGGCCCGATTCCTCCTGCCGGGCCGCAGCCACCTGCAATCTCACTTCGCGCGCGTCGAGCGCCGCATCTGCATCCGCCATCAAAGATTCCTCAAGCCAGCAGTTCTGTCATGCAGCGAACGCCTTGCAAGAAGCGCATCCGCCGGAACGGGAAACATGGGGACTGGGGATGCCAGTTGCAAATGGCGATGTGGGGCATTTTGCCGCTGCGCCGCGAAGCTGCGGGGCGGGAGGAACGCACCGGCGAATCGCCGCGGAAATAAGGCAAAAAAATGGCCCGGTCGTTGCCGACCAGGCCTGAAAGTTTTGGGAGAGGATGCCTATAAGGCCCCTTCTATCTAGGTGACGGCCTCCCATTGCGCAAATGCGAAAAGGGCGCACGCAATTGCATTTCATGCAACTATCGCTGGAAACCGCGCATTCCTTGTGCAATTCGTGCCCAAAAAACGGGCAGGTGCCTTTTGCTCTTTGCATATCGCCATAGCGATGCTGCAATGCAGCATCAGCCATCCATCGGGCGCGCGCATCCCGCAAGCGCCTGATCGCCCAAAGTAACCTGCGCCGTGAATGGGTAATTGCGGTCGCTCATCCCGTCCGAACAGGGCGCGACCGTCAGTTCGATGGCGAATGGCTGGTCCCCCATCATGCCCGACAGGCGGCGCATCTGGGTTTCAACCAGCTCCTCCTCGATCGCGATGGCGCTGCCTTCGCTGTGTTCCGGGGTCGAATAGCGCAGGGCGATGCCGCCATTGCCGGAACTGACCGTGTGCACCGCCCAGAACGGTTCGGTGCCCAGCGCGCGGAATTCGGCGGGAATATGCGATTCGCCGGTCGTCTGGCGGTGCAGCTTTTCCGCGGCTTGCTCCGGCGGGGCAGTGGCCTGTTCCTCGTCAGGCTGGGCGCAGGCAGCCAGTGACAGGGCAAGGGCCACGGCGCAAAACCGCATGTTCGGCAGGGGGGCTATCGCAGTCATGCGTATTATATTAGCAGCGCCCCGCAACACAGGCGAGTGCCCCCATGGTG
Coding sequences:
- a CDS encoding helicase HerA-like domain-containing protein, which codes for MADGTDSIFIGLGANGEQQWLNLKRANRHGLIAGATGTGKTVTLQGLAESFSARGVPVFVADVKGDLSGIAMAGSSTFKHAASLEGRAKELGMDDYAYSDNPAVFWDLFGEQGHPIRTTISEMGPLLLARLLGLNDTQEGVLNIAFHYADEQGLLLLDLDDLQSMLAHCAENASELSGKYGNVTKQSVGAIQRNLLSLRTQGGDMFFGEPALEIDDFLTVDEQGRGTVNILAADKLMRSPKLYATFLLWLLSELFETLPEVGDPEKPVLVFFFDEAHLLFEDAPKALEDKIEQVVRLIRSKGVGVYFVTQNPIDIPEDVAGQLGNRVQHALRAFTPRDQRAIKAAAETFRINPDLDVAEAITELKTGEALVSTLMADGAPSVVQRTLIKPPRSRLGPITAKERAIIQSISPVEGKYDTAIDRESAEEVLLAKAADAAETAQEVEEKGEEKVRERARKTPSLWEKASKAAAGAAASSAAVVIAAKITGRKTSANATRSAATAAAGTIATSLGGAVAGRFVRNLIGGLMR
- a CDS encoding sensor histidine kinase gives rise to the protein MTAAAQTNALSRSKRKRLWSALLVLGAVALGILCAVLLVWSTINTERAARLQSARYTEVMSALRDINRAALNAETGQRGYFITLDRRYLASYEFGRDLYPRALERLKLLSQSSEDPRIERLVAEVEEAGDAKMDELAGNVELIAAGQIVEAQQSILSNRGRLDMERLNDALTRLEAVERGLQESAAAEAFSAERRVLPLLVIALALMGAGLGFGFVLAMRAARAEAAASRAAELEEARDRADLLARELNHRVKNLFAVILAIVRMSGRGQPEAAPVVDNIAARIHALLEAHNVTQGPDGGAGEGEADMGMLVGKVLAPYRSEGNAADIDGEDVALTARQATPVGLVLHELATNAVKYGAWSGNRGSAEKGRIAIDWTRKGDDVLLTWTETGPSIAVPDGHEGFGSMLMRSAARQLDGEIERRFEAGRMVVEMRIPQGG
- a CDS encoding mechanosensitive ion channel family protein: MSLETLRSWIHAQVGSNSASEWIIALAGAALAVVLALIAHQIAFRLLRRFARASDSEADDMVLRRIARPTRYALIALALVLAAREIDALEDIWQRLAGFVMPALVGWIAITLFHALMGTMIMRADISVEDNLQARRKRTRLTIFSRIGTFLIIFIVISLMLLSIPGVRDIGITLMASAGLAGLAVGAAAQPALKSLIGGFQLALTEPISIGDAVIIGGEWGWIEEIRMTYVVVKVWDERRLVVPTSKFLDEIFQNWTKKTSQLLGTVMFYVDPLTKLDPIREKFMEIVEGNSRWDKRVRHMQITELTRDAIEIRFLMTAKDSPTLFDLRCDVREALIQWIAAEMPEAIVRQRILTPEPVRVESGGADIGSPGGKAMG
- a CDS encoding CDC48 family AAA ATPase, coding for MADADAALDAREVRLQVAAARQEESGHGIARIPREAMGRLGITEGDIIEVEGKRLTPARALLPYAEDEGLDVIRLDGLERGNAEVGSGEHVIVRKAESRPATRVVFAPAQREMRLQGPPQALKRNFFGRPLTQGDLVATRGQQRVQDMPPEVARMFNAPAFALTQIRLSVVSTSPKGIVHIDENTEVELKAEFEEPRDARAAVNYDDVGGMEETIKQLREMVELPLRYPELFTRLGVDPPKGVLLHGPPGTGKTRLAQAVANESDANFFLINGPEIMGSAYGESEKRLREVFEEAEKASPAIVFIDEIDSIAPKRQNVQGEAEKRLVAQLLTLMDGLHARSNLVVIAATNRPDAIDEALRRPGRFDREIIVGVPDENGRKEILAIHTRGMPLDEDVDLKELARTTHGFVGADLAALCREAAIEAVRRIMPRLDLDARTIPPEVLDDLSVTRKDFTDALKGIQPSAMREVMVQAPTVGWSDLGGLDEAVGKLREGVELPLKNPEAFKRLGIRPAKGFLLYGPPGTGKTLLAKAVAKEAEANFISMKSSDLLSKWYGESEQQISRLFARARQVAPCVIFIDEIDSLVPARGSGAGEPQVTARVVNTILAEMDGLEELQSTVVIGATNRPTLVDPALLRPGRFDELVYVGAPDEPGRLHILKIHTSKMPLAGDVDLAAIAAKTERFTGADLEDVVRRAGLNAIRREGAAVTGVSAADFADALEDSRATVTAKMEQEYAKMRGELKRRAAETNPIGFIAPGMLTSTRDSKHGDEES
- a CDS encoding COG3650 family protein, which produces MTAIAPLPNMRFCAVALALSLAACAQPDEEQATAPPEQAAEKLHRQTTGESHIPAEFRALGTEPFWAVHTVSSGNGGIALRYSTPEHSEGSAIAIEEELVETQMRRLSGMMGDQPFAIELTVAPCSDGMSDRNYPFTAQVTLGDQALAGCARPMDG